A portion of the Simkania negevensis Z genome contains these proteins:
- a CDS encoding WapI family immunity protein: MIEIQRKPDLSIGCLKLWIHEREFLDSDDYWDGNWLAATAHYITASSSVKISGPFIHLSDLANLKDSFQKLSANLSGTLQVEFMEPHLSFEFDMSYLGQCIVVISMISYNMEEEHRFSCQLDQSYFPTIIEELKRIETTHPFKGV; the protein is encoded by the coding sequence ATGATAGAAATCCAGCGCAAACCAGACTTATCTATAGGATGCCTGAAGCTTTGGATTCATGAACGTGAATTCCTAGATTCAGATGATTATTGGGATGGAAATTGGCTAGCAGCAACAGCCCACTATATAACGGCTTCATCATCTGTCAAAATCTCAGGTCCCTTTATCCATCTTTCAGATCTAGCCAATCTTAAAGATAGCTTTCAGAAACTAAGCGCGAACTTGTCAGGAACATTGCAGGTCGAATTCATGGAGCCCCACCTTAGTTTTGAATTTGACATGAGCTATTTAGGGCAATGCATAGTTGTTATCTCTATGATATCTTACAATATGGAAGAAGAGCACCGTTTCAGCTGCCAACTCGATCAATCTTACTTCCCCACCATCATTGAGGAACTCAAACGCATCGAAACAACCCACCCTTTTAAAGGAGTGTAA
- a CDS encoding GNAT family N-acetyltransferase, which yields MTAPTLETKRLLLRHWKSEDLPLFAKMNSDSQVMEYFPQKLNSEESDQLAKRIEQELEEKEFGLWAVEVKNKIPFIGFVGLHIQNFEAHFTPCIEIGWRLAHPYWRKGYAYEAATKVLSYAFETLKLEEIVAFTLPSNTPSRKLMEKLGMTYDPKDDFENSKLPEGHPMRPHVLYRLKKC from the coding sequence ATGACAGCGCCCACCCTTGAAACCAAACGTTTACTTCTCCGCCACTGGAAAAGTGAAGATCTTCCACTCTTTGCCAAAATGAACTCTGATTCTCAAGTCATGGAATACTTTCCCCAAAAGCTCAACTCTGAAGAAAGTGACCAACTTGCCAAAAGGATAGAACAAGAGCTCGAAGAAAAAGAATTCGGACTATGGGCAGTGGAAGTCAAAAACAAAATACCTTTTATCGGCTTTGTTGGTCTCCACATCCAAAATTTTGAGGCACACTTCACCCCCTGCATCGAAATCGGATGGAGACTCGCTCATCCTTATTGGAGAAAAGGATACGCCTACGAAGCTGCCACAAAAGTTCTTTCCTATGCCTTTGAAACCTTAAAGCTTGAAGAAATCGTCGCCTTCACCCTCCCTTCCAACACCCCTTCTCGTAAGCTTATGGAAAAGCTTGGCATGACATACGACCCAAAAGACGATTTCGAAAACTCAAAACTTCCCGAAGGGCACCCCATGCGCCCCCACGTCCTTTACCGATTAAAAAAATGCTAA
- a CDS encoding type III PLP-dependent enzyme domain-containing protein, with protein sequence MIEVSFLTSLYRPLPSDPLNHPCESLKTLFFNHAELTWSVSMTHGLKLKSQAEPIFWSKYSITQLFNWTTLGLLLAIQTKLTLFALGVLLTGKLYHYSTVINSPSTSIPLKKTEPPIHSSLPPEIEPSLPELFDFLFKNLLTKETLPTIATLGSKLDEINKFLDTFNTKYSSQLKAIGSFHSNIPNDPWQTIKIIDLGVKEEGKESPFLTKLHHMLTNEFGILSNGGNSGVQSISKDTPKKVPCSFRQTSGTFMYPQLQISRIDIEKILGSFKTTEEYVAQLKKAYGS encoded by the coding sequence ATGATTGAAGTCTCCTTTCTTACAAGCCTCTACCGTCCTCTCCCAAGCGACCCTTTAAATCACCCTTGCGAATCATTGAAAACTCTTTTTTTTAACCATGCTGAGCTTACCTGGTCGGTAAGTATGACACATGGCCTAAAGCTAAAGTCACAGGCAGAACCTATATTTTGGAGCAAGTATTCTATCACACAACTGTTTAACTGGACCACACTTGGTCTACTGCTAGCTATCCAAACAAAGCTTACGCTCTTTGCTTTAGGAGTATTACTCACAGGAAAATTATACCATTACTCAACAGTCATCAATTCTCCTTCAACAAGCATCCCTCTCAAAAAAACTGAGCCTCCTATTCACTCCTCACTCCCACCAGAAATCGAGCCTTCACTACCAGAACTCTTTGACTTTTTGTTTAAAAATCTACTGACAAAGGAAACTCTTCCAACAATTGCAACCCTTGGGTCAAAATTAGATGAAATCAACAAATTCTTAGACACTTTCAATACAAAATATTCTTCTCAACTCAAAGCCATTGGGTCATTCCACTCAAACATCCCAAATGATCCTTGGCAAACCATCAAAATCATCGACCTCGGTGTGAAAGAAGAAGGCAAAGAATCCCCATTTCTCACAAAGCTTCATCACATGCTAACAAATGAATTCGGTATTCTTTCTAATGGAGGAAATTCTGGAGTCCAATCGATTTCAAAAGACACTCCTAAAAAAGTCCCTTGTTCCTTCCGGCAAACCTCAGGAACATTCATGTACCCACAACTCCAAATTTCTCGTATTGATATAGAAAAAATTCTGGGCTCATTTAAGACCACAGAAGAGTATGTCGCGCAACTCAAAAAAGCCTACGGAAGTTAA
- a CDS encoding AAA family ATPase — translation MRIAVSGTHHSGKSTLVEALEKELKGYVAMDEPYFLLEQEGYIFSDPPVVADFEEQFWYCLDLIEESGPNVLLDRCPLDFLAYAMVISKKVDVVSWIEEMEEALAFLDLIVFLPIESPDRISVPSSENEKFRKKANEKMEELILDDSLGILGKIKVLEVEGDLESRVRLVRLGMES, via the coding sequence ATGAGAATTGCAGTTTCAGGAACACATCATTCGGGGAAGTCAACTTTGGTGGAAGCTTTAGAGAAAGAGTTGAAGGGGTATGTTGCGATGGACGAACCTTATTTCTTGCTTGAGCAAGAAGGGTATATTTTTTCAGATCCACCAGTGGTTGCAGATTTTGAAGAGCAATTTTGGTACTGTCTTGATTTGATTGAAGAAAGTGGGCCGAATGTTCTTTTGGACCGGTGCCCGTTAGATTTTTTGGCTTATGCTATGGTGATCTCTAAAAAAGTGGATGTGGTGTCTTGGATTGAAGAAATGGAAGAGGCTCTAGCTTTTTTAGATTTGATTGTTTTTCTACCGATAGAATCTCCCGATAGAATTTCTGTTCCTTCCTCTGAAAATGAGAAGTTTAGAAAAAAAGCTAATGAAAAAATGGAAGAGCTTATTTTAGATGATTCATTGGGTATTTTGGGAAAAATCAAGGTTTTGGAAGTCGAAGGAGATTTAGAGAGTCGGGTGAGATTGGTTCGTTTAGGAATGGAGTCTTAA
- a CDS encoding NUDIX hydrolase, with the protein MIQMIDRLRPGDQMERSDQVFTLQWLKSGVEIFRREKPATPPVHLVSYFVPVDLDLGKILLVHHKKANLWLPPGGHVEWNEHPRETVEREMLEELSVEAQLLQEDPFFLTVAQTVNESSPHTDVSMWYLVQGNAQHEYAFDRDEFHEIKWFSYDRIPQSHMDPHLSRFMTKFSQEFEGRAR; encoded by the coding sequence ATGATACAAATGATTGATCGATTACGTCCGGGAGATCAGATGGAACGGTCCGATCAAGTTTTTACTTTGCAATGGTTGAAGTCTGGAGTGGAAATTTTTAGACGCGAAAAACCTGCAACTCCTCCTGTCCATCTTGTTTCTTACTTTGTGCCGGTAGACTTAGACCTAGGGAAAATTCTCCTTGTACATCATAAAAAGGCAAACTTATGGCTCCCTCCAGGTGGACATGTCGAATGGAATGAACATCCTCGAGAAACGGTGGAGAGGGAAATGTTGGAAGAGTTGTCTGTTGAAGCTCAATTGCTTCAAGAAGATCCTTTTTTTCTAACCGTTGCTCAAACAGTGAATGAGAGTAGCCCTCATACGGATGTTTCCATGTGGTATCTTGTGCAGGGCAATGCGCAGCATGAGTATGCATTTGATCGAGATGAATTTCATGAGATTAAATGGTTTTCTTACGACAGGATTCCGCAAAGCCACATGGACCCTCATCTCAGTCGATTTATGACGAAGTTTTCTCAAGAATTTGAAGGAAGGGCTAGATGA
- a CDS encoding pyridoxamine 5'-phosphate oxidase family protein — MGRDFDPQIVLDQPLMIHLASFSNEGPRSSPLWFLYEEERVWLFGLTGDSFVQRLKKEPRCALSVVDFGLDMGKLLHVGVRGKAILYQVCPKRLERFVGKYLGKDKAMWNEWFVKQVVRPLDVMIEVQIDSIVAKNVSFFKTGPNLSDG, encoded by the coding sequence ATGGGAAGAGATTTTGATCCTCAAATTGTGTTAGATCAGCCTTTGATGATTCATCTGGCTTCGTTTAGTAATGAAGGCCCGAGGAGTTCTCCACTTTGGTTTCTATATGAAGAAGAGAGAGTTTGGTTATTTGGGTTAACTGGGGATAGTTTTGTTCAGCGGCTAAAAAAAGAGCCGAGATGCGCCTTATCTGTTGTGGATTTTGGCCTAGATATGGGAAAATTGTTGCATGTTGGTGTGAGAGGGAAAGCGATTTTGTATCAAGTTTGTCCCAAGAGGCTTGAGCGCTTTGTTGGGAAATATTTGGGGAAGGATAAAGCTATGTGGAATGAATGGTTTGTGAAACAGGTAGTGAGGCCGTTGGATGTCATGATAGAAGTTCAAATCGATTCAATTGTGGCTAAAAATGTCTCGTTTTTTAAAACGGGTCCGAATTTATCAGACGGTTAA
- a CDS encoding aminoacyl-tRNA deacylase: MLDYEEKLKQYMNEHQVKGSHLSFEVSCHSIAQAAEAVNGNSSDFVKNVCMMTSDDQLIVAIVGGEGNASSKKVGKVLGIDRPRLATPEEILKKTGYPCGGTPSFGFSAIFLIDPKVLEKDVIYTGGGSEKSLVKICPSFLQAINQGRIVNIRR, from the coding sequence ATGTTGGATTATGAAGAAAAGTTAAAACAGTACATGAATGAGCATCAGGTAAAAGGAAGTCATCTTTCATTTGAAGTTTCTTGTCATTCAATTGCACAGGCGGCGGAAGCTGTTAATGGTAACTCAAGTGATTTTGTAAAAAATGTTTGTATGATGACTTCAGATGATCAATTGATTGTGGCAATTGTTGGGGGAGAAGGTAATGCGAGTAGTAAGAAGGTGGGAAAAGTTTTAGGTATTGATCGACCACGCCTTGCAACTCCTGAAGAGATTTTGAAGAAAACGGGCTATCCTTGCGGAGGAACACCTTCTTTTGGCTTTTCGGCAATTTTTTTAATTGATCCGAAAGTTTTAGAAAAGGATGTGATTTATACAGGTGGAGGATCAGAGAAGTCTCTAGTAAAAATTTGTCCTTCCTTCCTTCAAGCAATCAATCAGGGAAGAATCGTTAATATCAGGCGATAA
- a CDS encoding multicopper oxidase family protein — protein sequence MLIRKLLPLLFCISTFCSEPTGTYGPCKKAGSDATPIKVIEEQITVNGQTSKVFGIEPNVIYKTEGGCFNTVVENQTSVPTTLHWHGLIVPVKEDGVAYVTQPPIPPGKSQPYNFEVVQAGTFWTHSHYGLQEQKLMAAPLILLSNEKERYKNIILFFEAFSFKSIDTIWQDLRKEFVEMAAIKGANWAPSLNEKMSPFGAEDLNDVDFDAFLTNRKTLDNPPIYIVNPGETVRLRLINGSVGNGFHISLGDLKSEVIAVDGSDIEPIHHNHFPLATAQRVDVLVTIPEIEGAFPILAQGQGTNMVTGAILKTPNAEAPKLSTTTKTTVGSISNSFEKELHAKNPLPPKKPDRSLNIKLQGNMKYYVWAINDHVWPNDQPLFVKEGERVELVFINESSMAHPMHFHGHVFQVLEIDGDQFSGAIRDTILVMPKQTVKVQFEANNPGIWALHCHISYHLWAGMFTVVQYEGYTRPYFPKKEIVDFSRIYGGY from the coding sequence ATGTTGATTAGAAAACTCTTGCCATTACTTTTTTGCATCTCCACCTTTTGTTCTGAGCCCACCGGAACTTACGGCCCTTGTAAAAAAGCGGGATCAGATGCCACCCCAATAAAAGTCATTGAAGAACAAATCACCGTAAATGGACAGACCTCAAAAGTTTTCGGAATTGAACCTAACGTTATCTATAAAACAGAAGGAGGATGTTTCAATACCGTCGTTGAAAACCAAACCTCTGTTCCCACCACTCTTCATTGGCACGGCCTCATCGTCCCTGTAAAAGAAGATGGTGTTGCCTATGTCACGCAACCTCCGATCCCTCCTGGAAAGTCGCAACCTTACAACTTTGAAGTCGTTCAAGCAGGAACCTTCTGGACCCATTCGCACTATGGACTCCAAGAGCAAAAGCTCATGGCTGCCCCTCTCATTCTTCTCTCTAATGAAAAAGAGCGTTACAAAAACATTATCCTCTTTTTTGAAGCGTTCTCTTTCAAAAGTATCGATACCATTTGGCAGGACTTGCGAAAAGAGTTTGTAGAGATGGCTGCAATAAAAGGGGCCAACTGGGCTCCCTCACTCAATGAAAAGATGAGTCCATTTGGAGCTGAAGACCTGAATGATGTAGACTTTGATGCTTTTCTCACCAATAGAAAAACCTTAGATAATCCCCCAATTTATATAGTCAATCCAGGAGAAACTGTTCGCTTAAGACTGATCAACGGCTCAGTTGGAAATGGATTCCATATCTCACTTGGAGATCTCAAAAGCGAAGTCATTGCTGTTGATGGAAGTGACATCGAGCCCATTCATCATAACCATTTTCCTCTCGCGACTGCGCAAAGAGTTGACGTCCTCGTCACCATCCCTGAAATAGAAGGAGCGTTTCCCATTCTAGCTCAAGGCCAGGGAACAAACATGGTGACAGGAGCTATTCTAAAAACACCGAATGCAGAAGCTCCTAAACTCTCTACTACAACTAAAACAACTGTTGGCTCCATTTCCAATTCCTTTGAAAAAGAGCTTCATGCGAAAAACCCTCTTCCTCCAAAAAAACCCGATCGCAGCCTCAATATCAAATTGCAAGGAAACATGAAATACTACGTATGGGCTATCAATGACCATGTGTGGCCCAATGATCAACCGTTATTTGTGAAAGAAGGAGAACGAGTGGAGCTTGTTTTCATCAATGAATCCTCGATGGCTCATCCCATGCATTTTCACGGCCATGTTTTCCAAGTACTTGAAATCGATGGCGACCAGTTTTCAGGCGCCATACGCGACACCATTCTCGTGATGCCCAAACAAACAGTTAAAGTGCAATTTGAGGCCAATAATCCAGGCATTTGGGCACTTCACTGCCACATCTCCTACCACCTTTGGGCAGGAATGTTTACAGTCGTCCAATACGAGGGGTACACTCGTCCCTATTTTCCTAAAAAAGAAATCGTCGACTTTAGCAGGATTTACGGAGGTTATTAA
- a CDS encoding cytochrome b/b6 domain-containing protein — MNPVKLKHWHPFTGILHFCIALFTTINMLTGLFLPTALWVLPHGISGSLLALTVLIHWIWSFCYQNKAMLHHQFPYTKELRKTIEEDLKNLLKFKIPIRGRPGGLPGMVEGFGLIAITIMSLSGPFLFGNYLIHTDHLSTNFYWLLNLHGFFANFVWIYWCGHVGMALLTFYLERKKSI, encoded by the coding sequence ATGAACCCAGTCAAACTCAAACACTGGCATCCCTTCACAGGGATTCTTCATTTTTGCATTGCTCTCTTCACAACGATTAACATGTTAACAGGTCTCTTTCTTCCAACTGCATTGTGGGTTCTCCCTCATGGAATTTCTGGAAGCCTTCTAGCACTCACCGTCCTTATTCATTGGATCTGGAGCTTTTGTTACCAAAATAAAGCCATGCTTCACCATCAATTTCCCTATACTAAAGAGCTCAGAAAAACGATTGAGGAAGATTTGAAAAACCTCCTCAAGTTTAAAATCCCTATCCGCGGCCGGCCCGGTGGCCTGCCCGGCATGGTCGAAGGTTTTGGGCTCATAGCCATCACCATCATGAGCCTGAGCGGCCCTTTTCTTTTTGGAAATTACCTTATCCACACAGACCATTTAAGCACCAACTTCTATTGGCTCTTAAATCTCCATGGATTCTTTGCTAATTTTGTCTGGATCTATTGGTGCGGTCATGTAGGTATGGCTCTTCTCACTTTCTACCTTGAGCGAAAAAAATCCATTTAA
- the gap gene encoding type I glyceraldehyde-3-phosphate dehydrogenase, producing MRIGINGFGRIGRSVFRLAHEKFNNIEIVGINDLVPAPNLAYLVKYDSIHGRFSKDIQSKEGEFSVEGKKTHVLAERDPSKLPWKDLGADYVIESTGLFTELDDAKKHLAGGAKRVVISAPAKGDVPTYVMGVNHEKYNPGTDQVVSNASCTTNCLAPVTKVLLDHFGIEEGLMTTVHALTATQPVHDGPSKKDLRGGRSGCMNIIPASTGAAKAVALCLPEVKGKLTGMAFRVPVADVSVVDLTVRLTKSTKYDTICDMMKKEANSTLKGILGYTEEDVVSSDFIGDSHSSIFDRHAGIALSDNFFKLVSWYDNEIGYSHRLLDLITYMASKE from the coding sequence ATACGTATTGGGATTAACGGTTTTGGAAGAATTGGACGGTCTGTTTTTCGCTTAGCTCATGAAAAATTCAATAACATTGAAATCGTCGGAATCAATGATCTCGTTCCGGCTCCGAACTTAGCTTATCTTGTAAAATACGACTCTATTCATGGACGCTTTTCGAAAGATATTCAAAGTAAAGAGGGAGAATTTTCTGTTGAGGGGAAAAAAACTCACGTGCTTGCAGAAAGAGACCCGAGTAAATTGCCTTGGAAAGACCTTGGCGCAGATTATGTGATTGAGTCAACCGGTCTCTTTACTGAATTAGATGACGCAAAAAAACACTTAGCTGGTGGTGCAAAGCGGGTTGTTATTTCAGCGCCCGCCAAAGGAGATGTTCCAACATATGTCATGGGTGTCAATCATGAAAAGTACAACCCAGGCACTGATCAAGTCGTTTCAAACGCCTCCTGCACAACCAACTGCCTAGCTCCTGTCACTAAGGTGCTTCTCGACCATTTCGGGATCGAAGAAGGTCTAATGACAACTGTTCATGCTCTTACAGCTACTCAACCTGTCCATGATGGTCCTTCAAAAAAGGACTTAAGAGGTGGGCGGTCTGGCTGCATGAACATCATCCCTGCCTCTACTGGGGCAGCCAAAGCCGTGGCGCTTTGCCTTCCTGAAGTCAAAGGAAAATTGACAGGAATGGCATTTCGTGTTCCCGTAGCCGATGTTTCTGTAGTCGATTTAACAGTTAGGCTGACTAAATCGACCAAATATGATACTATTTGTGACATGATGAAGAAGGAAGCGAATTCAACCCTGAAAGGAATTCTAGGATATACTGAGGAAGATGTGGTTTCATCTGATTTCATCGGAGACTCTCACTCCTCAATTTTCGATCGACATGCAGGAATCGCGCTCTCTGACAATTTCTTCAAACTTGTCTCATGGTATGACAATGAAATTGGCTACTCTCACCGCCTCCTTGACTTGATCACGTACATGGCATCAAAAGAGTGA
- the rplQ gene encoding 50S ribosomal protein L17, translated as MRHRKQTLKLGRTSSHRRCLIANMLKSLIEHGRIETTVTKAKELRRHADRLVTLAKRGTLASRRAAIAKMMINFNPLTPKEARQVKQGDLSHYNTDRKVVNKLFDELAGRFADRDGGYTRIVRMGNRNGDTAPLCIIEYIR; from the coding sequence ATGAGACACCGGAAGCAAACTCTAAAACTGGGCCGCACCTCTTCCCACCGACGTTGTTTGATAGCAAACATGCTTAAATCACTTATTGAGCATGGACGTATTGAAACAACTGTGACGAAGGCAAAAGAGCTTAGACGTCATGCTGATCGATTAGTGACTCTTGCAAAGCGAGGAACTCTTGCAAGCCGCAGAGCCGCGATTGCTAAAATGATGATCAACTTCAATCCTCTAACTCCTAAGGAAGCAAGACAAGTAAAGCAAGGCGATCTCTCTCATTACAACACTGACCGTAAGGTCGTGAATAAGCTTTTCGACGAACTTGCTGGACGTTTTGCTGATCGCGATGGAGGATACACTCGCATCGTCCGCATGGGCAATCGTAATGGCGATACTGCACCACTTTGCATTATCGAATACATCAGATAA
- a CDS encoding DNA-directed RNA polymerase subunit alpha, whose amino-acid sequence MTVKYGKFELPTKIKIDEANKSETFARFIAEPFERGFGHTVGNALRRIMLTALEAPSIISIKIEGVPHEYTAIEGVIEDMTHIILNLKGTLLRKIPLVENKDTRAPTIISQDLDVTQDMLDTGGGQFVVKFKHIMGESNFEMINPDHHIFTITKPMRKRIDLKIAIGRGYVPSERHELPDKVVDEIVIDSAFSPVRLVNYFVENTRVGQDTDFDRLILEVTTDGRVSPQEALTFATQIGILHLKIFDELKFQEISFDKEEIEYDTDRDQILSKLGLRINEIELSVRSTNCLAQANINTIAELVVMPESEMLKFRNFGKKSLNEIKAKLEEMHLHLGMDLSRFGINRDNVREIVDEYLKEKAGKES is encoded by the coding sequence ATGACCGTTAAGTATGGCAAGTTTGAGTTGCCAACGAAGATTAAAATAGACGAAGCGAACAAGTCGGAAACATTTGCCCGTTTCATTGCCGAGCCTTTCGAAAGAGGATTTGGTCATACTGTGGGTAACGCGCTACGCCGGATCATGTTGACCGCACTCGAAGCTCCTTCTATTATCTCTATCAAGATCGAAGGCGTTCCTCATGAATATACTGCAATTGAAGGTGTTATTGAGGACATGACGCATATCATTCTCAACTTGAAAGGAACACTTCTTCGCAAGATTCCTCTCGTTGAAAATAAAGATACGCGTGCGCCAACAATTATTTCACAAGATTTAGATGTCACTCAAGACATGCTAGATACAGGTGGTGGACAATTTGTTGTCAAATTTAAACATATCATGGGTGAATCGAATTTTGAAATGATCAATCCTGATCATCATATCTTTACGATCACTAAACCTATGAGAAAACGTATCGATCTAAAAATTGCTATTGGACGTGGATATGTTCCTTCTGAACGGCACGAACTCCCAGACAAAGTTGTTGACGAGATTGTTATTGACTCTGCGTTTTCTCCTGTGCGCTTAGTGAACTACTTTGTAGAAAACACACGCGTTGGCCAAGATACTGACTTTGACCGCCTCATTCTTGAAGTGACAACAGATGGTCGTGTTTCCCCACAAGAAGCTCTGACGTTTGCAACGCAAATTGGAATTCTACATCTCAAGATTTTTGATGAGTTAAAATTCCAAGAAATTTCCTTTGATAAGGAAGAAATCGAGTACGATACTGATCGTGATCAGATCTTGTCTAAACTTGGTCTTCGTATCAATGAAATTGAACTTTCTGTACGTTCGACAAATTGCTTGGCACAAGCGAACATTAATACCATTGCTGAACTCGTTGTCATGCCTGAATCTGAGATGCTCAAGTTCCGTAACTTTGGTAAAAAATCACTCAATGAAATCAAAGCCAAACTTGAAGAAATGCACCTTCACCTTGGCATGGATCTTTCTCGTTTCGGAATTAACCGTGATAACGTGAGAGAAATCGTAGACGAATATCTTAAGGAAAAGGCAGGGAAAGAATCATGA
- the rpsK gene encoding 30S ribosomal protein S11, whose product MVKKAPTKSKKKITRTVPSGVAHVKATFNNTIVSITDPSGNVIGWGSAGKVNFTGSRKSSAFAGTVAAQDAAKAAMNYGLKEVEVYLKGPGAGRESAVRGLQSAGLIITMIKDRTPVQHNGCRPRKRRRV is encoded by the coding sequence ATGGTCAAAAAAGCGCCGACCAAGTCGAAAAAGAAAATCACACGCACAGTGCCAAGTGGAGTAGCGCATGTAAAAGCCACTTTCAACAATACGATTGTTTCGATTACAGACCCTTCAGGAAACGTCATTGGTTGGGGTTCTGCTGGAAAAGTGAACTTTACAGGTTCGCGCAAATCTTCTGCATTTGCTGGAACTGTTGCTGCACAAGATGCAGCGAAGGCTGCCATGAATTATGGCCTAAAAGAAGTAGAAGTTTATCTCAAAGGACCTGGAGCTGGGCGTGAGTCAGCAGTTAGGGGATTGCAAAGTGCTGGATTGATTATCACGATGATTAAGGACCGCACCCCTGTTCAACACAATGGTTGCCGTCCAAGAAAGAGACGTCGAGTATAA
- the rpsM gene encoding 30S ribosomal protein S13, with amino-acid sequence MPRVIGNDIPGNKRLAISLTYIYGIGRALAQEVIEKLGLDPNMRAHNLTEAEISKLNAILQTEYVVEGDLRRQVQNNIKRLISINCYRGTRHRSGLPLRGQRTRCNARTRKGKKKTVAGKKKAPQG; translated from the coding sequence ATGCCCCGTGTAATAGGAAACGACATCCCAGGAAACAAGCGACTCGCCATCAGCTTAACTTATATTTATGGTATCGGAAGAGCTCTTGCTCAAGAAGTGATCGAGAAGCTCGGATTGGATCCCAACATGCGCGCACACAATCTGACTGAAGCTGAGATTTCAAAGCTCAATGCAATCCTTCAGACTGAGTACGTGGTTGAAGGGGATTTAAGACGACAAGTTCAAAATAACATCAAGCGACTCATTAGCATTAACTGCTACAGAGGCACAAGACATCGCTCAGGTCTTCCACTTAGAGGACAGCGCACAAGGTGCAACGCGAGAACGCGTAAAGGAAAGAAGAAAACAGTAGCTGGAAAGAAAAAAGCACCACAAGGTTAA